The following proteins come from a genomic window of Penaeus monodon isolate SGIC_2016 chromosome 22, NSTDA_Pmon_1, whole genome shotgun sequence:
- the LOC119587294 gene encoding ATP-dependent RNA helicase A-like, giving the protein MELLEIYKFPNSAIIAKFVKEGYNLPTPGQPGPGVPLPAAAGTSFSGGHGSFEDSGEGFLIGGPAGGCQEGEVLHVDGKCYAPVVTRKVYVYESPALPPAPVGPPPSIPPPRVDHNILFVHLPEEGPAPEPFIIPPPRTESVVYILNKQDEQQQRVIEVPAHPPSDPEIYFVNYAEGENPALPIGVDLQTALSAASQAGGQVIGGAGGLGGGAGLGAGAGGLGGAGGLGGAGGLGGDGGLGGAGGLGGASGFGAGAGGLGGAGGLGAGAGGLGAGAGGFGAGAGGLGGAGGLGGGADGFGVSFSGDSGEDFSGFAQGPQFDDGHSGEAHGSSSVVATSPSRQYSLP; this is encoded by the exons ATGGAGCTCTTG GAAATATACAAGTTTCCCAATTCCGccattattgcaaaatttgtgAAGGAAG GCTACAATCTGCCTACTCCTGGGCAGCCTGGGCCTGGTGTTCCTCTCCCTGCAGCTGCTGGAACCTCTTTCAGCGGAGGACATGGGTCTTTTGAGGATTCCGGTGAGGGGTTCCTGATTGGAGGTCCTGCCGGAGGCTGCCAAGAGGGAGAGGTTCTTCATGTTGACGGGAAATGCTATGCCCCCGTTGTTACCAGGAAAGTCTATGTATACGagtctcctgccctccctcccgcGCCGGTCGGTCCACCCCCAAGTATTCCTCCTCCTCGAGTGGATCATAACATCTTATTTGTTCATCTTCCTGAGGAAGGACCTGCCCCTGAACCATTCATTATTCCCCCACCAAGGACAGAAAGCGTTGTGTATATCCTTAACAAGCAGGATGAACAACAGCAGCGTGTTATTGAAGTACCTGCCCATCCTCCGTCTGATCCTGAGATTTACTTCGTCAATTATGCAGAAGGAGAAAACCCTGCTCTTCCCATCGGCGTTGATCTCCAGACAGCTCTCAGCGCAGCTTCTCAGGCCGGAGGGCAAGTTATCGGCGGTGCTGGTGGACTTGGTGGTGGTGCTGGTCTCGGTGCTGGAGCTGGTGGACTTGGTGGCGCCGGCGGACTTGGCGGAGCCGGCGGACTTGGCGGGGATGGCGGACTTGGTGGCGCCGGCGGACTTGGCGGAGCCAGCGGATTTGGCGCTGGAGCCGGCGGACTTGGCGGAGCCGGCGGACTTGGCGCTGGAGCCGGCGGACTTGGCGCTGGAGCTGGCGGATTTGGCGCTGGAGCCGGCGGACTTGGCGGGGCCGGTGGTCTTGGCGGTGGAGCTGATGGATTTGGTGTTAGCTTCTCTGGCGATAGTGGCGAAGATTTCAGCGGCTTTGCTCAAGGTCCTCAGTTCGATGACGGACACTCCGGGGAGGCCCATGGCAGCTCGTCAGTTGTGGCCACTTCGCCCTCAAGGCAGTACTCGCTCCCTTAG
- the LOC119587296 gene encoding glycine-rich cell wall structural protein-like (The sequence of the model RefSeq protein was modified relative to this genomic sequence to represent the inferred CDS: added 67 bases not found in genome assembly) → MKLVVLLSASVAVALAAPQGYSLSSPSGPGFSHGGSSGGGGGGFSSGGGGGFSSGGGGGFSSGGGGGFSSGGSGGFSSGGGGGFSSGGGGGFSNGGGGGFSSGGGGGFSSGGGGGGYGGGCRDGEVQHVDGSCVRPIISRNVYVYDAPDQPQQPSGPPPSIPPPKVEHNIVFVRLPEQAEGPDPVIVPPPRQENIIYVLNKNDGGGGQRVIEVTAPPPSDPEVYFVNYADGENPQLPIGVDLQTALQAAADGGGQVIGGAGGAGSGGLGGGAGGIGGGSGGGFGGGSGGGFGGGSGGGFGGGSGGGFGGGSGGGFGGGSGGGFSGGSGGGAPGGDYSPPSNTYSGP, encoded by the exons ATGAAGCTCGTG GTCCTGCTTTCGGCGTCCGTCGCCGTGGCCCTTGCAGCCCCTCAGGGGTACTCTCTGTCCTCGCCTTCTGGACCTGGATTTTCTCACGGCGGTAGCAGCGGTGGTGGAGGCGGTGGGTTCTCCAGCGGTGGAGGTGGTGGATTCTCCAGCGGTGGAGGTGGTGGATTCTCCAGCGGCGGAGGTGGTGGATTCTCCAGCGGCGGAAGTGGTGGATTCTCCAGCGGCGGAGGTGGTGGATTCTCCAGCGGCGGAGGTGGTGGATTCTCCA ATATGGAGGAGGATGCAGGGATGGAGAGGTTCAACACGTAGACGGCTCGTGCGTCAGACCTATAATCTCGCGAAACGTCTACGTTTACGACGCTCCCGACCAACCTCAGCAGCCAAGCGGTCCCCCACCGAGCATCCCGCCGCCGAAAGTCGAGCACAACATTGTTTTCGTCCGCCTTCCAGAGCAAGCCGAAGGACCTGACCCCGTCATCGTTCCTCCACCAAGGCAGGAGAATATCATCTACGTCCTGAACAAGAACGACGGCGGAGGAGGCCAGCGGGTGATCGAAGTGacagctcctcctccttccgatcCTGAGGTTTACTTCGTCAACTACGCCGATGGTGAGAATCCCCAGCTGCCCATTGGTGTGGATCTCCAGACTGCCCTCCAAGCCGCTGCTGACGGCGGTGGCCAGGTTATCGGCGGCGCTGGTGGGGCAGGAAGTGGAGGATTGGGTGGAGGCGCAGGTGGAATTGGAGGTGGTTCAGGAGGTGGATTCGGAGGCGGTTCAGGAGGTGGATTCGGAGGCGGTTCAGGAGGTGGATTCGGAGGCGGTTCAGGAGGTGGATTCGGTGGCGGTTCAGGAGGTGGATTCGGAGGCGGTTCAGGAGGTGGTTTCAGTGGAGGCTCAGGCGGTGGAGCCCCAGGTGGAGACTACAGCCCTCCTAGTAACACTTATTCCGGGCCTTAG
- the LOC119586891 gene encoding glycine-rich protein DOT1-like — MKFLILSLAVVATSVADPQGYNLAAPSGGGFSHGAQGGRGGGFSGGSGFSGGGGGFSSSGGSGISSIGGGFSGSGGNGFSSVGGSSSGQGYGGGGSGGACREGEILHVDGSCVVPIVTRNVFVYDAPEQPQGESGPPPSIPPPRVDHNILFVRIPEEGPGPEPIIVPPPKQESIVYVLNKSGGDGGQRVIEVTAAPPSNPEVYFVNYEEGENPTLPIGVDLQTALRAAAEASGQVIGGSDGTGGGIGGGAGGFGGGSGGAGGFGGGSGGAGGFGGGSGGAGGFGGGSGGFGGSGSGAGGFGGSGSGAGGFSSFGGSSGGSGSGRGSGSGLYGPPS, encoded by the exons ATGAAGTTCTTG ATCCTCTCCTTGGCTGTAGTCGCTACGTCTGTCGCTGATCCTCAAGGTTATAATTTAGCAGCGCCCTCTGGAGGAGGATTTTCCCATGGTGCtcaaggtggaagaggaggaggattctcTGGAGGAAGTGGATTTTCAGGCGGTGGAGGTGGATTTTCAAGTAGTGGAGGAAGTGGTATCTCCAGCATTGGAGGTGGATTTTCAGGCAGTGGAGGAAATGGATTCTCAAGTGTCGGAGGTTCTTCATCTGGACAAGGTTATGGGGGCGGAGGTTCCGGAGGAGCCTGCAGAGAAGGAGAAATCCTGCACGTAGATGGATCATGCGTCGTTCCCATCGTTACTAGAAATGTATTCGTTTATGACGCTCCCGAACAGCCTCAAGGGGAAAGCGGACCACCACCAAGTATTCCGCCGCCGAgggttgatcacaatatcctgtTCGTACGCATTCCTGAAGAAGGTCCGGGACCCGAACCCATCATTGTTCCACCACCAAAACAGGAAAGCATTGTGTACGTCCTGAACAAGAGCGGAGGTGACGGAGGTCAGCGCGTGATCGAGGTGACAGCTGCTCCTCCTTCAAATCCTGAGGTGTATTTCGTCAACTACGAAGAGGGAGAAAATCCAACCCTTCCTATTGGAGTGGATCTTCAGACTGCTCTCAGGGCAGCTGCTGAAGCAAGTGGTCAGGTCATCGGAGGTTCCGATGGTACCGGAGGAGGAATCGGTGGTGGTGCTGGAGGATTTGGAGGCGGTTCCGGTGGCGCTGGAGGATTCGGAGGCGGTTCCGGTGGCGCTGGAGGATTCGGAGGCGGTTCCGGTGGCGCTGGAGGATTCGGAGGCGGTTCCGGGGGATTTGGCGGTAGTGGAAGTGGCGCTGGTGGATTTGGTGGAAGTGGTTCCGGTGCAGGTGGATTTAGTAGCTTTGGTGGTAGCAGCGGCGGTTCAGGAAGCGGACGAGGGTCAGGTAGTGGTCTCTACGGCCCTCCATCTTGA
- the LOC119587297 gene encoding keratin, type II cytoskeletal 2 epidermal-like → MKILVTGTFTASNSLRLSLSRKATIYNPPEEDFPMALKVEEEDPLVVEAEDSLEERYFQAAKDSLEEVDFQAVEVDFQVVEEVVSPAVEVDLQAVEEKDSQVSQVLHLDKVMGAEVPGEILHVDLASFPSLQEMCSFVMLPNSLKGKADRHQAYCRRDNIQFAAAKVGGQVLGASDVAGFGGISSGAGGFGGGSGIGAGGFGGSGGAGGRGIGAGGFGGSAGSGRGSSNGLYGPPS, encoded by the exons ATGAAGATTTTAGTGACTGGAACTTTCACTGCatctaat TCGCTACGCCTATCGCTTTCCCGCAAAGCTACAATCTACAATCCTCCGGAAGAGGATTTTCCTATGGCGCtcaaggtggaggaggaagacccATTGGTGGTGGAGGCGGAGGATTCACTGGAGGAAAGGTATTTTCAGGCGGCAAAG GATTCTCTGGAGGAAGTGGATTTTCAGGCGGTGGAGGTGGATTTTCAAGTAGTGGAGGAAGTGGTATCCCCAGCGGTGGAAGTAGATTTACAGGCAGTGGAGGAAAAGGATTCTCAAGTGTCGCAAGTTCTTCATCTGGACAAGGTTATGGGGGCGGAGGTTCCGGGAGAGATCCTGCACGTGGATCTTGCGTCATTCCCATCGTTACAAGAAATGTGTTCTTTTGTGATGCTCCCGAACAGCCTCAAGGGGAAAGCGGACCGCCACCAAGCATACTGCCGTCGAGACAATATCCAGTTC GCAGCTGCTAAAGTAGGTGGTCAGGTCCTCGGAGCTTCCGATGTTGCTGGTTTTGGAGGAATTTCCAGTGGTGCTGGAGGATTCGGAGGCGGTAGCGGAATTGGTGCTGGTGGTTTTGGTGGTAGTGGAGGAGCTGGTGGACGTGGAATTGGTGCTGGTGGTTTTGGTGGTAGTGCCGGTAGTGGAAGGGGGTCAAGTAATGGTCTTTATGGACCTCCATCTTGA
- the LOC119587298 gene encoding keratin, type I cytoskeletal 10-like translates to MTIHLQIISLTVVATAFAAPQGYNLAAPSGRGFSHGSQGGGSFGGGGGGFSGGSGLSGGGGGFSSSGGSGISGGGNGFSSVGGSSSGQGYGGGGSGGACREGEILHVDGSCVVPIVSRNVFVYDAPEQPQGESGPPPSIPPPRVDHNILFVRIPEAGPGPEPIIVPPPKQESIVYVLNKSGGDGGQRVIEVTAAPPSNPEVYFVNYEEGENPTLPIGVDLQTALRAAAEASGQVIGGSDGTGGGIGGGFGGGSGGAGGFGGGSGGAGGFGGGSGGAGGFGGGSGGAGGFSGSGSGAGGFGGSGAGLGGIGAGGFGGSTGSGRGSGRGLYGPPS, encoded by the coding sequence atgacaatacatcTACAGATCATTTCCTTGACGGTAGTCGCTACAGCTTTCGCTGCCCCCCAAGGCTATAATCTAGCAGCGCCCTCCGGAAGAGGATTTTCCCATGGCTCTCAAGGTGGAGGATCCTTTGGTGGCGGAGGCGGAGGATTCTCTGGAGGAAGTGGCCTCTCAGGCGGTGGAGGTGGATTTTCGAGTAGTGGAGGAAGTGGAATCTCCGGCGGTGGAAATGGATTCTCAAGTGTCGGAGGTTCTTCATCTGGACAAGGTTATGGGGGCGGAGGATCCGGAGGAGCCTGCAGAGAAGGAGAGATCCTGCACGTAGATGGATCATGCGTCGTTCCCATCGTTTCAAGAAATGTGTTCGTTTATGATGCTCCCGAACAGCCTCAAGGGGAAAGCGGACCACCACCAAGTATTCCGCCGCCGAgggttgatcacaatatcctgtTCGTACGCATTCCTGAAGCAGGTCCAGGACCCGAACCCATCATTGTTCCACCACCAAAACAGGAAAGCATTGTGTACGTCCTGAACAAGAGCGGAGGTGACGGAGGACAACGCGTGATCGAGGTGACAGCTGCTCCTCCTTCAAATCCTGAGGTGTATTTCGTCAACTACGAAGAGGGAGAAAATCCAACCCTTCCTATTGGAGTGGATCTTCAGACTGCTCTCAGGGCAGCTGCTGAAGCAAGTGGTCAGGTCATCGGAGGTTCCGATGGTACCGGAGGAGGAATCGGTGGTGGTTTTGGAGGCGGATCCGGTGGTGCTGGAGGATTCGGAGGCGGTTCCGGTGGTGCTGGAGGATTTGGAGGCGGTTCCGGTGGCGCTGGAGGATTCGGAGGCGGTTCCGGTGGCGCTGGAGGATTTAGTGGGAGCGGAAGTGGTGCAGGTGGTTTTGGTGGTAGTGGTGCTGGTCTTGGTGGAATTGGCGCTGGCGGTTTTGGTGGTAGTACAGGTAGCGGAAGGGGTTCAGGCCGTGGTCTGTATGGTCCTCCATCTTAA
- the LOC119586892 gene encoding glycine-rich cell wall structural protein 1.0-like yields MKFLIISLAVVATSVAVPQGYNLAAPSGRGFSHGAQGGGGGFSGGSGFSGGGGRFSGSGGSGISGGGGGFSGSGGNGFSSVGGSSSGQGFGGGGSGGACGEGEILHVDGSCVVPIVSRNVFVYDAPEQPQGESGPPPSIPPPRVDHNILFVRIPEEGPGPEPIIVPPPKQESIVYVLNKSGGDGGQRVIEVTAAPPSNPEVYFVNYEEGENPTLPIGVDLQTALQAAAEAGGQVIGGSSGGGGGIGSGFGGGSGGAGGFGGGSGGAGGFGGGSGGAGGFGGGSGGAGGFGGGFGGSRSSAGGFGGSGGAGGFGGSAGSGSGSDSGLYGPPS; encoded by the exons ATGAAGTTCCTA ATCATTTCCTTGGCTGTAGTCGCTACGTCTGTCGCTGTCCCCCAAGGCTATAATCTAGCAGCGCCCTCCGGAAGAGGATTTTCACATGGCGCtcaaggtggaggaggtggattctCTGGAGGAAGTGGGTTTTCAGGTGGTGGAGGTAGATTTTCAGGCAGTGGAGGAAGTGGAATCTCAGGCGGTGGAGGTGGATTTTCAGGCAGTGGAGGAAATGGATTCTCAAGTGTCGGAGGTTCTTCATCTGGACAAGGTTTTGGGGGCGGAGGTTCCGGAGGAGCCTGCGGAGAAGGAGAGATTCTGCACGTAGATGGATCATGCGTCGTTCCCATCGTTTCAAGAAATGTGTTCGTTTATGACGCTCCCGAACAGCCTCAAGGGGAAAGCGGACCACCACCAAGTATTCCCCCACCGAGGGTTGATCACAATATTCTGTTCGTACGCATTCCTGAAGAAGGTCCAGGACCCGAACCCATCATTGTTCCACCACCAAAACAGGAAAGCATTGTTTATGTCCTGAACAAGAGCGGAGGTGACGGAGGACAACGCGTGATCGAGGTGACAGCTGCTCCTCCTTCAAATCCTGAGGTATATTTCGTTAACTACGAAGAGGGAGAAAATCCAACCCTTCCTATTGGAGTGGATCTTCAGACTGCTCTCCAGGCAGCTGCTGAAGCAGGCGGTCAGGTCATTGGAGGTTccagtggtggtggaggaggaattgGCAGTGGTTTCGGAGGCGGATCCGGTGGTGCTGGAGGATTTGGAGGCGGTTCCGGTGGTGCTGGAGGATTTGGAGGCGGTTCTGGAGGTGCTGGAGGATTTGGAGGCGGTTCTGGAGGTGCTGGAGGATTTGGAGGCGGATTTGGTGGCAGCAGGAGTAGTGCCGGTGGTTTTGGTGGTAGTGGAGGAGCTGGTGGTTTTGGTGGCAGTGCAGGTAGCGGAAGTGGTTCAGACAGTGGTCTGTATGGTCCTCCATCTTAA